In Marivivens aquimaris, one genomic interval encodes:
- the argF gene encoding ornithine carbamoyltransferase, producing MNHFLDINATSAEDLRSIIDNAKAMKAARSGLPKGTTDEDKPLDGQMVALIFEKPSTRTRVSFDVGVRQMGGQTMVLSGADMQLGHGETIADTARVLSRYVDMIMIRTFEEQTLLDMAEYATVPVINGLTNRTHPCQIMADIQTFEEHRGSISGKKVVWSGDGNNVCASFIHAAGQFGFDLTFTGPQTLDPEAGFVEEARAKGVDIQIERDPMKAVEGADLVVTDTWVSMHDPASARERRHNQLHPYQVNERLMAAAKPDALFMHCLPAHREDEATSAVMDGPNSVIFDEAENRLHAQKAIMRWCLGK from the coding sequence ATGAACCATTTCCTTGATATCAACGCCACCTCCGCCGAAGACCTGCGGAGCATCATCGACAACGCCAAAGCCATGAAGGCAGCCCGCAGCGGCCTGCCCAAAGGCACCACGGACGAAGACAAGCCGCTCGACGGTCAGATGGTCGCTCTGATCTTCGAAAAGCCGTCGACCCGTACCCGCGTGTCCTTCGATGTCGGCGTGCGCCAGATGGGCGGTCAGACGATGGTTCTATCTGGCGCTGATATGCAGCTTGGTCACGGCGAAACCATTGCCGACACCGCGCGCGTTCTGTCCCGTTATGTCGATATGATCATGATCCGCACGTTCGAGGAACAGACCCTCCTCGATATGGCCGAGTACGCGACCGTACCCGTGATCAACGGCCTGACCAACCGCACCCACCCCTGTCAGATCATGGCTGACATACAGACCTTCGAAGAGCACCGCGGTTCGATCAGCGGTAAGAAAGTCGTGTGGAGCGGTGACGGCAACAATGTCTGCGCGTCGTTCATCCACGCCGCAGGCCAGTTCGGCTTCGACCTGACCTTCACCGGCCCGCAGACCCTCGATCCCGAAGCCGGTTTCGTTGAGGAGGCCCGCGCGAAGGGCGTTGATATCCAGATCGAGCGCGACCCGATGAAGGCTGTCGAAGGCGCCGACCTTGTTGTTACCGATACGTGGGTGTCGATGCATGACCCGGCGTCCGCCCGCGAGCGTCGGCATAACCAGCTGCACCCCTATCAGGTGAACGAACGCCTGATGGCTGCTGCCAAGCCCGACGCACTGTTCATGCACTGCCTGCCTGCGCACCGCGAAGACGAGGCGACGAGCGCTGTGATGGATGGTCCGAACTCGGTGATCTTTGACGAGGCTGAAAACCGCCTCCACGCGCAGAAAGCGATCATGCGCTGGTGCCTCGGCAAGTAA
- a CDS encoding inorganic phosphate transporter: MENPTPQDPWKTIDKDLHRISVLEQGTMYVSRPLVGMGVALAFMVIVGFAAAAFFDASHGSAIVVAAAVFGAYMALNIGANDVANNMGPAVGANALTMGGAIVIAAICESAGALLAGGDVVSTISKGIIDPSMIESSQVFIWAMMAALVSSALWVNLATWIGAPVSTTHSVVGGVMGAGIAAAGFTAVNWESMGMIAASWVISPALGGIVAAMFLAFIKSRIIYQEDKISAARRWVPVLIAIMAGVFSTYLAIKGLKKIVSVDLVPALIIGLGVAVVTYFASKPYINKKSQGLENRNKSLKILFGLPLVISAALLSFAHGANDVANAVGPLAAIVHTQEFGEIAGKVQIPHWVMIIGAFGISFGLITFGPKLIKMVGSQITKLNPMRAYCVALSAAITVIVASWLGLPVSSTHIAVGGVFGVGFYREWDHARRTRKYAEQHGSGKIVAPEERRRRKLVRRSHFMTIVAAWIITVPAAALLSAVVFLALNGLFNA, from the coding sequence ATGGAAAATCCGACCCCACAAGATCCGTGGAAAACGATCGATAAGGACCTCCACCGCATTTCCGTGCTGGAACAAGGTACCATGTATGTATCCCGCCCGCTCGTCGGGATGGGCGTTGCTCTCGCGTTTATGGTTATCGTCGGTTTTGCCGCTGCTGCGTTCTTTGACGCAAGCCACGGCTCTGCCATCGTCGTCGCCGCTGCCGTCTTCGGCGCATATATGGCGCTCAACATCGGCGCCAATGACGTCGCGAACAACATGGGCCCCGCTGTTGGTGCGAACGCACTGACCATGGGCGGCGCCATTGTGATCGCCGCGATCTGCGAAAGCGCCGGTGCGCTGCTCGCTGGCGGTGACGTGGTTTCCACGATCTCTAAGGGCATTATCGACCCGTCGATGATCGAAAGCTCGCAAGTGTTCATCTGGGCGATGATGGCCGCGCTGGTGTCCTCGGCGCTGTGGGTCAACCTCGCGACATGGATTGGCGCGCCGGTGTCGACCACCCACTCCGTCGTTGGCGGCGTGATGGGCGCTGGTATCGCCGCTGCTGGCTTCACTGCGGTGAACTGGGAGTCGATGGGCATGATCGCGGCGAGTTGGGTTATCTCCCCTGCTCTTGGCGGTATCGTGGCTGCGATGTTCCTCGCGTTCATCAAGAGCCGCATCATCTATCAGGAAGACAAGATCTCTGCCGCCCGCCGCTGGGTGCCCGTGCTGATCGCGATCATGGCAGGCGTCTTCTCGACCTACCTTGCTATCAAGGGCCTGAAAAAGATCGTCTCGGTTGATCTGGTGCCCGCACTTATCATCGGCCTCGGCGTTGCTGTGGTGACCTATTTTGCGTCTAAGCCCTATATCAACAAGAAGTCGCAGGGCCTCGAGAACCGCAACAAGTCGCTAAAGATTCTCTTCGGTCTGCCGCTCGTGATTTCCGCCGCTCTGCTGTCGTTTGCCCATGGTGCGAACGACGTGGCGAACGCCGTTGGCCCGCTGGCCGCGATTGTTCACACGCAGGAATTCGGAGAGATCGCCGGCAAGGTCCAGATCCCGCACTGGGTGATGATCATCGGCGCGTTCGGCATCTCCTTCGGCCTGATTACCTTCGGTCCGAAGCTGATCAAGATGGTCGGCAGCCAGATCACCAAGCTCAACCCGATGCGCGCCTACTGCGTTGCCCTCTCTGCCGCAATCACAGTCATTGTCGCAAGCTGGCTGGGTCTGCCGGTGTCGTCCACCCACATCGCGGTCGGCGGCGTCTTTGGCGTCGGTTTCTACCGTGAATGGGACCACGCACGCCGCACACGCAAATACGCCGAGCAGCACGGATCGGGCAAAATCGTTGCTCCCGAAGAGCGCCGCCGCCGCAAGCTGGTGCGCCGCAGCCACTTCATGACGATCGTGGCCGCGTGGATCATCACCGTTCCGGCAGCCGCGCTGCTCTCTGCGGTGGTCTTCCTCGCGCTGAACGGACTGTTCAACGCGTAA
- a CDS encoding NUDIX hydrolase, producing the protein MVTSFLRQLWREGVVPLLKRPPAEQVAALCYRMADDHLEVLLVTSSEGRWILPKGWPIDGLHHHQAALTEAWEEAGVKTGIADSEVFGTYASMKTMKNGVVQECLTMVYPVRVMELAKTYPEQDKRERIWVPFENAAQMVREPDLAAILRRFPASHARDTQATG; encoded by the coding sequence CGCGAAGGCGTAGTTCCTTTGCTTAAACGTCCGCCAGCCGAGCAGGTTGCAGCGTTGTGCTATCGCATGGCCGATGATCACCTAGAAGTGTTGCTCGTGACCTCCTCAGAGGGCCGCTGGATCCTTCCCAAAGGCTGGCCGATCGACGGTCTGCACCACCATCAGGCTGCTCTAACCGAGGCATGGGAAGAAGCAGGCGTCAAAACCGGCATCGCGGATAGCGAGGTGTTTGGCACCTACGCCTCGATGAAAACCATGAAGAACGGCGTCGTTCAGGAATGCCTGACTATGGTTTATCCCGTGCGTGTGATGGAATTGGCCAAGACCTATCCCGAACAGGACAAGCGCGAGCGTATCTGGGTGCCCTTCGAAAATGCGGCGCAGATGGTCCGCGAACCTGATCTGGCAGCGATTTTACGTAGATTTCCGGCAAGTCACGCGCGTGATACACAAGCGACAGGTTGA